Within the Aeromicrobium sp. Root236 genome, the region TGGCGATCGGGAAGCCCCCAGAGTCGTAGGCGATCGCGGGCGCAAACGATGCAGAGGTGGCGCTGGCCGCGCCGGCCTGCCCCAGCACGAGCACGGACACCGTGGTTGCGAGCACGAGCAGCCGGGCAAGGGTGAGCGCGACGTGCTTGCGCGCCGACCAGGAAGACCTGGGAGTGGTCATGCGAGTGTCCATTCGGGAGGGTTGGGACCGACGTTAGGCATCCCGCGTGCCCGTGTCGTCCGTGCCAGCACGGATCCGGTCTGACCCCTGTCGGTGACAAGGTGGGGGCCATGGCGCTACGGATCGTTCTTGTCGATGACGACAAGCGATTCCGCACGACTGCGCGCCGTGCGCTCGAGGCCGAGGGCGTCGAGATCCTGGCCGAGATCGCGTACGGCGGAGACGCGGTCACCGCGGTCGAGGATTGCTACCCTGATGTCGTCCTCGTCGACGTCCGGATGCCCGGCATCGACGGCATGGAGGTCGCTCGACGGCTTCAAGGGAAGGTCGGTACGACCGTGGTGATCCTGATCTCGACGCTCGACGCCGATCACGGCCGTCTGCTGGCCGACGGCCTCGCGGCCGGCTACATCCCCAAGGACGAGCTCTCGCTCGCTGCGATCACCGAGCTCCTCGACTGATGAGCCGCGCGCTGCGGATCGGCGTTGTCGTCGTCGCGTTGCTCGCCGCCGCCGCGCTGCTCCTGTTCGACATCGACCATCCGTACGACTTCTGGTTGCAGCTCGTCGTCGGTGCGGCGCCGCTGATCCTGGCGGCCTGGTTCTTCCTCGCCCGCACCGCGGACGAACGGCTGGCGCTCGCGCTCGCCGGTCTCGGTACGGGTGGCCCGGACGACACGGTCCGCGATGCGCTCCGCAGGGCGCTCGCGGACCCCGACCTCGAGATCGTCTACACCCAGGTCGGCCGCGGTGGCTGGATCACCGGCCTCGGTGAGCAGACAACCAAGCCGGACTCGGGCGCACGACGGGCGTTCACCCCCATCGATCGCGGTGGCAAGCCGGTTGCCGGTCTCGTCCACGATCGACGCCTGCTGCGGCATCCGGGGCGCCTGCAGGCTGCCATCGACGTGGCCTCCCTCGCACTCGACAACGAACGCCTCAAGGCCCAGCTGCGGGCCGAGCTCATGGAGGCACACGCGTCCCGCTCCCGCATCATCGATGCCGGCGATCGAGAGCTCCGCCGGGTCGAGCGCAACCTGCATGATGGCGCGCAGCAACGATTGGTCGGTCTCGCGCTGATGTTCCGGCTGGCGAGCCGACGCGCCACTGGAGACGCCGAGCTCACGGCCCTGCTGACCGACGCCGCCCGCGAGCTCAGCGACGCGATCTCCGAGCTGCGCGAGCTGACCCGTGGCATCCATCCGGCGATCGTCGATGACGCCGGACTGCGCGGCGCGCTCGAGTCGCTCGCCGAACGCCCAGGCATACCGGTCGATCTGCAGGTCGACCTCCCCGACCGGCTTCCCGAGGTCGTCGAGGTCGCCGGCTACTACCTGGTCGCCGAAGCGCTCACCAATGCCAACAAGCATGCGGACGCCACCCGCGTGACGGTGCGGTCACGGGTGGTGGACGGCGTCCTTCACGTGGCCGTGAGCGATGACGGCGCCGGGGGAGCCGAGGGATCACCCGGCTCCGGTTTGCAGGGGCTGGCCGACCGGATTGCCGCACTGGGCGGTGGGTTCGGGATTGTCAGCCCGGCTGCGGCCGGCACCACGGTGACCGCCGAGATCCCGCTCGTCCAGACCCTGCCCACCGATGCCGAGCAGCGGCGGATGACTGCCCTGCGGTGGTTCGTGCACGAGAACTGGGAGATGCCCGGTGAGGTCGTCGACCAGATCACCGACGAGGACAACCTCGTGGCCGCCAAGGCGATCCTGCTCGCTGCCGGAGGCAACGCGCGGATCACCGAGCGGGAACGCGAATGGTTGATCGGCTACCTCACGGCTGCGCGCGACGCTGACTGGGTCATCGAGGCCGTCAGGACGTACGACGACTCCGACACCCTCGAAGGCTTGATGAAGATTCCGGGGCTCCCCGAGATCGCTCGGGGCCAGCTCTACGACGCCATCCGCATGTGCTCCATCGACGGGCCCCTGACCGCCGACGAGATCGAACGTCTGGAGCGGTCGACCGACGAGCTGGGGATCTCTCGCGAGGAGCTCGATGAGCTGCGCGCGATCGTCGTGGCCGACGCCGGGCTGCGACGCCGACGCTTCAACGCCGTCGCTGCGCCCGTGCTGCCTCGCGGCTTCTTGCCCTCGGTTTGACCGGGCCCTTCAGCTGGCGCTGGTGACGCCGGCGCGGAGGTGCGCGAGCACGGCCAGCACGCGGCGATGCGTGGTCGAGGTGACCTCGAGATCGAGCTTGGCGAAGATCCGGTTGGTATGGGTCTCGATCGTCCGTCCGCTGGTCACCAGCAGCTCGGCGATGGACGCGTTGGAGTGCCCCTCGGCCACCAGGGCAAGCACCTCGCGTTCCCTCTCGGTCAACCGGTCGAGCGGGTCGGACTGCCGCGGTGTCTCGAGGACGTTCCGGACGACCTCGGGATCGATCACGGTGCCACCGTCGGCAACGCGGGTGATGGCGGCGACCAGGTCGGCGTGGGCCGTGATCCGCTCCTTGAGCAGATAGCCGACGCCTCGGCGCGCCCGGATCAGCAGGTCCACGGCATGGTGCGTCTCGACGTACTGGGACAGCACCAGCACGCCGACGTCGGGGTGCTGTTCCTTGATCTCGACGGCCGCCTGCAGCCCTTCGGTCGTGTGGGTCGGCGGCATCCGGACGTCCAGGATCACGACGTCCGGACGGTCCTGCTCGACGACGGGCAGGATGCCGATCGCATCGGCCCGCTGGGCGACCACGTCGACGCCGTCATCCCGCAGGAGGCGCGCGATGCCCTCGCGGACGAGCGGGGCGTCGTCGACCAGCATCACCCGGAGCGCAGCCACGCCGACAAGTATGTCGCGCGAGCCCTCAGCGCCGCAGCGAAATGCTGAGTCTCGTACGTGCTGGCACGGACGACAGGCGGTCTCTGGATTCCTAGTCTGACTCCCAGGCGGGCGAGTCTGTCGTCCCGCGATCAGCTGAGGGGATCAGCATGCTCCGACGTACATCTGTGTCGACGGGCAGGACACTGCTGCTCATTTTGGTGCTGGCCGTGTCGTGCTTGACGTGGACGACGGCCTCGCCGGGTTCTCCGGCGTCAGCGGCATCGGCTGCGGACACGGACCTCTCGAGCCTGTGCGAGTTCAAGTCCTTCACTCCGGCAGGTTTTCCGGCCGAATCGGCGATGGGCCCAGACGGCAACATCTGGTTCGCAGACTGGGTCAACGGCGTCGGCCAGGTCAAGCCGTCGGGCGCCATCACCATGTTCCCGATGTTCAAGAGCACTCTCGACCCAACACTCTCTTTCCCGTCCAACATCGCACGCGGACCCGACGGCAACATGTGGGTGACCTTGCGAGAGCCGGTTGCGGGACTGGTCCGGATCACCCCGAGCGGCACAGTGACCAAGTTCTTCGATGGCATCGACCCAGGCTGGAAGCTCAACGACCTCACTGCCGGGCCCGACGGCAACTTGTGGGTGATCGGTGCCGCCACCAACAAAGTCCTCCGGTTCAACCCGAGCACAGGTGATGTCACAACTTTCGAGATCGGCACCTCCTCGGTGCAGCTCCTGTCCATCACCGCCGGACCTGACGGCAACCTGTGGTTCAGTGGTCGTGACGGCGACCCCTTCATCGGCCGGATGAGCACCGCCGGTGACCAGATCGTCCGGTTCAGTGACGGGATCAGCGGCACTGCGCCGCCGGGTAGCCTCGTCACGGGATCAGACGGGAACATGTGGTTCATCGAAGCCGCGGGCTGGGTCGGCCGGATCACACCGGCAGGTCAGATCACCGACTATCCGGTGCCTGCGGACCCCGATCCAGATCGCCCGCTCTCGCTCACTCACATCACTCCGGCGCCCGACGGAAGTCTGTGGTTCACCGACTACTGGAGCGGTCGGATCGGCCGCGTCACAACCGCCGGTCAGGTGAGCATCCTGCATACGCTCAGCATCACCATTCCGTACGACGGCCAAATGCCGCCCCAAACGATCCAGGTCCCGGTGAAGTCGCCGATCTTCGCCACGGACGGCAAGCTCTGGGTTCTCTCCGGCGGTCTCTCGACCGGAATCTTCGTGCCGACCAGGGTGAATCCGGCTGACTGGTCCACCAACTCCTTCATCGGAGGTGCCGGAGACGTCTCTGCTGATGCCGCCGTCGCGCCCGACGGCACGTATTGGTACACCGGCTTGTTCGCTGGAGTGCTCGGCTACGTGAAGCCGGATGGGGTTGCCGAGGCGCCGGTCGTGGCTGGCGCCGTCTCGCTCGCGAGGCTGTCAGGCATCGCCCTCACTCCGGGCGGAGACATCTGGTTCACCGAGATCGACCGGGACCGGATCGGGCGCCAAAATCAGGATGGCTCGGTCACCCGCTTCAGCGCGGGGATCACGCCAGGCAGTCAGCCGGGCGGCATCACGATGGGTCCTGACGGGAACTTGTGGTTCAGTGAGCAGGGGACGAAACGTATCGGTCGGATCACGCCCAACGGGACTGTCACCGAGCTGCCAGCAACAACAACTGACACACCGCTCAAGATTGTCCGCTCTGGCGCCAACTTGTGGGTTCTCGAAGGCAGGGTTCTTGACGGCGGTGCGGTGGTCCGCGAGCGGATCGGTCGCCTGACTCCCCAAGGCGTTCTGACCGAGTTCACCCCGGACCTCATTCCGGTCGACCCGAACATTGGCCAGACCACGCTGGGCGACATCGCCGCAGGACCCGACGGCAATCTCTGGATCACTGACGCAGGTGGCCGGATCGGCAAGATGACCCCGGCCGGTGAGATCACGTGGTTCGCTACCGGGATACCGGACCAGAGCGTCCCCTTCAGCATCACGTCCGCTGGCGGCGACCTGTGGTTCGGCATGCGAAGCTTCGACGGCATCGGTCGGATCACGACTGACGGCGCGGTGACGCTGTACAAGGCCGAGGCGCCGAACTTCTCGTATCCCATCGCTGACGGCCAGTCCCCGGAGACTGTCGCGTACATCCGATCCCAGATGGGTGCGTGGGGGATCCAGGGCGGCGCGGACGGTTCGGTGTGGTTTGACGGCCAGGCTGGCTTCCTGCCGCTTCGGCACGGCACTGTGCCCGATCGCGTCGGCGAGCCGTGCGACCACGATGAGGACAATGACACCGACCTCGACTGGGCGGACAACTGCCCGCTGACGGCGAACCCGAACCAGGCTGATGCCGATCACGACGGTGTGGGTGACGTGTGTGATCCAGCAGCCGTGGTCTCCGGGCCCCGAATGGTGGGTCGTCTGCTGTCGGCTGGTACTGGTGCGTGGGACGTGAGCGGTCTGGATGTGACGTATGCGTGGATGCGTGGTGGCGTGCCGATCGATGGTGCGACGAGCAAGACGTACCGGCTGACGACTGCTGACGCCCGAAGGGTGGTGTCGGTGAAGGTCACGGCCAAGCGTGGTGGTGATCCGGCGGGTAGCGCCACTGCTTCGGCGGGTGCGATCAGCAGCGCCAAGACGTCGACCGGGATCGTGCTGAACACCAAGACCCTCGACAGCGGGGACGCTTTGCGGGCGACGTTCACGGTCAAGGGCTACAAGGTGGTCCCGACCGGGACGATCAAGGTGTTCTATCGCGGCCGGGTGACCCGGACGATGAAGGTCAAGGATGGTCAGGTGTCGACGGTGTTCCACCCGACGGTGCGGGGCAAACACCTGCTGACCGCGGTCTTCTACGGCGACACCGGCTACGCCTCGAGCAGGGCCAGCGTCTACGTCAGGGTCAACTAACGGCTGGTCACGCCGTCGATCGCCTCGCGGATCAGGTCGGCGTGACCGTTGTGCCGGGCGTACTCCTGGATCATGTGGATGTAGAGCATGCGCAGGGACATGTCGTCGCCGTGGCTGTCGAACGTCACGTCGAAGTCGAGTGCCTTGGCTGCCTCGTCGGCCTCACGCTGCTCGTTGAGCAGCTCGGCCACGGCACGCTCGGCATCCGCCGGGTCGATGACCTTGAAGTCGGTGTCGTCACGGGCCTCGAAGTTGTGCAGGTGCTGGATGTCCTGCTGCGCCAACCGCTTGCGGAACCAGATGCGCTCGACCTTGGCCATGTGGCGTACGAGCCCCAGCAACGTGATGCTCGTCGACGGGATGGGCCGCGACGCGAGCTGTTCGGCGGTCAGGCCCGCGCAGATGTTGAGCAGCGTGACGCGATGATGCGCCAGCATCTCCTCGAGCAGCGGCCGGTCGGGGCCGGTCATCGGGCCCTCGGGCGCAGGAGTCGGGGTCGGTACGGTCCAGGTCATACGCCCGATCGTGTCATGCACTGGTCGCGTCAGTCCCGCGAGGATCGGCTCAAGTCCGAAGTCGAACTAGTTCGAAGTGACCTGTCAGGACCTGTGGATCGGTGCCATGCTGTCGCGTAGCGGAGGTTGAACCGGAGGTCCCTCGTGACCAAGTCAGATCGCGAATCAGTCGTTCCACTCCATCGCGCCGTGAGCGGGTGGGGAAGGTGAACGCGAAGGGCTCGCTTGCCTGGTCGTACGGGCGACGTGTCATCGGTCTGATCGTGGGTGTGGTCGCTGGCGCTGCTGCCGTGGCCGGCGGGCTTGCGGTTGCGGATTCGCGTGACTACGACGGGTCACTGGCACGTACCGCCGCCGCGTGGTGGTCGATTCTGGGCGTGCTTGTCGTCGTCGCGATCACGCTGTTGGCGACCCGAACGTTCAGCACCGACTCTCGTGCCAACCCTGAAAAGTGGCTCAGGCATGGGTGGTTGAGATGGGTCACC harbors:
- a CDS encoding response regulator transcription factor yields the protein MALRIVLVDDDKRFRTTARRALEAEGVEILAEIAYGGDAVTAVEDCYPDVVLVDVRMPGIDGMEVARRLQGKVGTTVVILISTLDADHGRLLADGLAAGYIPKDELSLAAITELLD
- a CDS encoding histidine kinase, giving the protein MSRALRIGVVVVALLAAAALLLFDIDHPYDFWLQLVVGAAPLILAAWFFLARTADERLALALAGLGTGGPDDTVRDALRRALADPDLEIVYTQVGRGGWITGLGEQTTKPDSGARRAFTPIDRGGKPVAGLVHDRRLLRHPGRLQAAIDVASLALDNERLKAQLRAELMEAHASRSRIIDAGDRELRRVERNLHDGAQQRLVGLALMFRLASRRATGDAELTALLTDAARELSDAISELRELTRGIHPAIVDDAGLRGALESLAERPGIPVDLQVDLPDRLPEVVEVAGYYLVAEALTNANKHADATRVTVRSRVVDGVLHVAVSDDGAGGAEGSPGSGLQGLADRIAALGGGFGIVSPAAAGTTVTAEIPLVQTLPTDAEQRRMTALRWFVHENWEMPGEVVDQITDEDNLVAAKAILLAAGGNARITEREREWLIGYLTAARDADWVIEAVRTYDDSDTLEGLMKIPGLPEIARGQLYDAIRMCSIDGPLTADEIERLERSTDELGISREELDELRAIVVADAGLRRRRFNAVAAPVLPRGFLPSV
- a CDS encoding response regulator transcription factor; its protein translation is MAALRVMLVDDAPLVREGIARLLRDDGVDVVAQRADAIGILPVVEQDRPDVVILDVRMPPTHTTEGLQAAVEIKEQHPDVGVLVLSQYVETHHAVDLLIRARRGVGYLLKERITAHADLVAAITRVADGGTVIDPEVVRNVLETPRQSDPLDRLTEREREVLALVAEGHSNASIAELLVTSGRTIETHTNRIFAKLDLEVTSTTHRRVLAVLAHLRAGVTSAS
- a CDS encoding Ig-like domain repeat protein; the protein is MLRRTSVSTGRTLLLILVLAVSCLTWTTASPGSPASAASAADTDLSSLCEFKSFTPAGFPAESAMGPDGNIWFADWVNGVGQVKPSGAITMFPMFKSTLDPTLSFPSNIARGPDGNMWVTLREPVAGLVRITPSGTVTKFFDGIDPGWKLNDLTAGPDGNLWVIGAATNKVLRFNPSTGDVTTFEIGTSSVQLLSITAGPDGNLWFSGRDGDPFIGRMSTAGDQIVRFSDGISGTAPPGSLVTGSDGNMWFIEAAGWVGRITPAGQITDYPVPADPDPDRPLSLTHITPAPDGSLWFTDYWSGRIGRVTTAGQVSILHTLSITIPYDGQMPPQTIQVPVKSPIFATDGKLWVLSGGLSTGIFVPTRVNPADWSTNSFIGGAGDVSADAAVAPDGTYWYTGLFAGVLGYVKPDGVAEAPVVAGAVSLARLSGIALTPGGDIWFTEIDRDRIGRQNQDGSVTRFSAGITPGSQPGGITMGPDGNLWFSEQGTKRIGRITPNGTVTELPATTTDTPLKIVRSGANLWVLEGRVLDGGAVVRERIGRLTPQGVLTEFTPDLIPVDPNIGQTTLGDIAAGPDGNLWITDAGGRIGKMTPAGEITWFATGIPDQSVPFSITSAGGDLWFGMRSFDGIGRITTDGAVTLYKAEAPNFSYPIADGQSPETVAYIRSQMGAWGIQGGADGSVWFDGQAGFLPLRHGTVPDRVGEPCDHDEDNDTDLDWADNCPLTANPNQADADHDGVGDVCDPAAVVSGPRMVGRLLSAGTGAWDVSGLDVTYAWMRGGVPIDGATSKTYRLTTADARRVVSVKVTAKRGGDPAGSATASAGAISSAKTSTGIVLNTKTLDSGDALRATFTVKGYKVVPTGTIKVFYRGRVTRTMKVKDGQVSTVFHPTVRGKHLLTAVFYGDTGYASSRASVYVRVN
- a CDS encoding DinB family protein, encoding MTWTVPTPTPAPEGPMTGPDRPLLEEMLAHHRVTLLNICAGLTAEQLASRPIPSTSITLLGLVRHMAKVERIWFRKRLAQQDIQHLHNFEARDDTDFKVIDPADAERAVAELLNEQREADEAAKALDFDVTFDSHGDDMSLRMLYIHMIQEYARHNGHADLIREAIDGVTSR